The Peribacillus sp. FSL E2-0218 genome contains a region encoding:
- a CDS encoding YozE family protein: MRPFYLYLMKFRQPKEVDAITTFANHAYEDHGFPKHSTDYNEVSSYLELNADYLESMTVFDQAWEKYVQIEEGLLQEDQE; this comes from the coding sequence ATGAGACCATTTTATTTATATTTAATGAAGTTTCGACAGCCGAAGGAAGTGGATGCCATTACTACATTTGCAAATCATGCTTATGAGGATCACGGCTTTCCGAAACATTCGACAGATTATAATGAAGTGAGCAGTTATTTGGAATTGAATGCGGACTATCTCGAAAGTATGACGGTATTTGATCAGGCGTGGGAAAAATATGTCCAAATTGAAGAAGGACTCCTGCAGGAAGATCAGGAATAG